The following coding sequences lie in one Thalassoglobus polymorphus genomic window:
- a CDS encoding carbohydrate porin produces the protein MCGLSEINLKSVIKRFWTLGIALAVVASSQLAMADEASCLFGDPDLCLKSNSIGSGCDACCGVLDEGCFSSSSPYLTGDWGGLRTDLAESGMNFQANLTTFNFGVVEGGLDRKFRYSGHGDYLVNIDAGKLGIQEGLFVKLRAEHRFGQTLDGSTGAFMPSTISSSLPVPDSDEIYLTNVLFTQAFSENFAVFFGKMDTFDGDANAFAHGRGTKQFSNLGMVINPIALRTVPYSTLGAGFVWMENGEPIFTFTLLNPEDTASTVGISDLFAEGISMAAELRLPTNFFGKPGHQLFAGTWSSRDYTSLGQDPRIILPNVPINQTSGSWSMYYNFDQYLVTDPCDPTRGWGVFGRAGLGDDEANPLAWFLSFGVGGSSPLPGRNHDGFGAGWYYNGISDEIGPILNLALGGVNDGHGLEFFYRAQITPWFDVTPDVQILFPGRTGVDTAYVMGLRSNISF, from the coding sequence ATGTGTGGGTTGTCAGAGATCAATTTGAAGTCCGTCATCAAACGATTTTGGACACTCGGAATTGCGCTCGCAGTGGTCGCTTCGAGTCAACTCGCAATGGCCGATGAAGCGTCCTGTCTGTTTGGCGACCCAGATCTTTGCCTGAAGTCCAATTCAATCGGGTCAGGCTGTGATGCCTGCTGCGGTGTCCTTGACGAAGGCTGCTTCTCTTCAAGTTCTCCCTACCTGACAGGTGATTGGGGAGGTCTGCGAACCGATCTGGCCGAGTCTGGAATGAATTTCCAAGCCAACCTGACGACCTTCAATTTTGGTGTTGTCGAAGGTGGTTTGGACCGCAAATTTCGCTACAGCGGGCATGGCGACTACCTCGTGAACATCGATGCTGGCAAACTCGGAATCCAGGAAGGTCTGTTTGTGAAGTTGCGGGCTGAACATCGATTTGGCCAGACACTCGACGGATCAACCGGTGCGTTCATGCCGAGTACGATCTCCTCATCTCTCCCCGTTCCTGACTCAGATGAAATTTACCTGACGAACGTTCTTTTCACACAAGCGTTTTCTGAAAACTTTGCGGTCTTCTTCGGAAAGATGGATACGTTCGATGGAGATGCAAACGCTTTTGCCCATGGTCGCGGAACGAAGCAGTTCTCAAATCTAGGCATGGTCATCAACCCCATCGCCCTGCGAACAGTTCCTTATTCAACTCTCGGTGCCGGATTTGTCTGGATGGAAAACGGCGAGCCGATCTTCACATTTACATTGCTGAACCCTGAAGATACAGCCTCGACAGTCGGAATCAGCGATCTATTTGCGGAGGGCATTTCGATGGCTGCCGAACTCCGACTTCCGACGAATTTCTTCGGGAAGCCGGGCCATCAACTCTTCGCTGGAACCTGGAGCAGCAGAGACTACACGAGTCTGGGACAAGATCCTCGAATCATTCTCCCGAATGTCCCCATTAACCAGACCTCCGGTTCATGGTCAATGTACTACAACTTCGATCAGTATCTGGTGACAGATCCTTGTGATCCAACACGTGGTTGGGGAGTCTTCGGTCGAGCAGGCCTCGGCGATGATGAAGCAAACCCATTAGCCTGGTTCTTAAGTTTCGGAGTTGGAGGATCAAGCCCGCTTCCTGGTCGTAATCACGATGGATTCGGAGCTGGCTGGTACTACAACGGAATCAGTGATGAAATTGGCCCGATTCTGAATCTCGCCTTAGGGGGCGTCAATGACGGTCACGGGTTGGAATTCTTCTATCGTGCTCAAATCACACCCTGGTTCGACGTAACTCCTGACGTGCAAATCCTTTTCCCTGGGCGAACTGGAGTGGACACAGCCTACGTGATGGGACTGAGATCGAACATTTCGTTCTGA
- a CDS encoding DUF1501 domain-containing protein, translating into MFFQPAITRSSLVSRREMLLESGTGFGALALASLLPQSALGDASASISHIAPRAKSVIFLFMEGGPSQMDLFDPKPQLNKLAGKPLPPGYKRVVTAMGELNSPLLASKRKWKQYGEAGTWVSDWIPNIAQCVDDMAVIRSCWTNGINHSGGVCQMNTGTPLAGRPSLGAWVNYGLGTENQNLPAFVVMTDNKAQVTNGPRNWGTGFMPASYQGTKLDVGNEPIANLNNPEGISVERQRNKLGLLNSLNRDHFKDRTFQTELEARIKSYELAFRMQANAPEAIDLESETAATQQLYGLDDPKTEAYGRNCLLARRLVERGVRFVQLYHGAGSKWDAHRDIEGNHTRMCGQSDKPVAGLIKDLKQRGLLDETLVVWGGEFGRTPMSEKGNGRDHNPTGFTMFMAGGGVAGGQTIGSTDDLGFHAVEDRLHVHDLHATILYLMGIDHMKLTYLHKGRPERPTQNEGDAYRLITQRPLVRKELSS; encoded by the coding sequence ATGTTTTTTCAGCCTGCCATCACTCGTTCTTCTCTTGTCTCTCGTCGAGAGATGTTGCTTGAGTCCGGAACCGGATTTGGTGCCCTGGCTTTGGCTTCGCTGCTTCCCCAATCGGCCCTTGGAGATGCCTCCGCTTCGATTTCACATATTGCGCCCCGTGCCAAGAGTGTGATCTTCCTGTTCATGGAAGGTGGCCCCAGCCAAATGGACCTGTTCGACCCGAAGCCGCAACTCAATAAGCTGGCAGGGAAGCCTCTACCTCCCGGATACAAACGAGTTGTCACAGCCATGGGGGAACTCAACTCACCGTTACTCGCATCAAAACGGAAGTGGAAGCAATACGGCGAGGCCGGAACCTGGGTCTCCGACTGGATTCCAAATATTGCGCAGTGTGTCGATGACATGGCTGTGATTCGTTCATGCTGGACGAATGGAATCAACCACTCAGGCGGTGTTTGTCAGATGAACACTGGCACTCCATTAGCTGGACGTCCTTCATTAGGGGCTTGGGTGAATTACGGGCTCGGTACAGAAAATCAGAACTTACCTGCTTTCGTTGTGATGACCGATAACAAAGCACAGGTCACCAACGGTCCTCGAAACTGGGGAACAGGATTCATGCCCGCCAGTTATCAGGGAACCAAACTCGACGTCGGCAACGAGCCCATTGCGAATCTCAACAATCCGGAAGGGATTTCGGTTGAGCGGCAACGAAACAAGTTGGGCCTGTTGAACTCGCTGAATCGTGACCACTTCAAAGATCGTACATTTCAAACAGAATTAGAAGCCAGAATCAAAAGTTACGAGCTCGCATTTCGCATGCAAGCGAATGCTCCAGAAGCGATTGATCTTGAATCAGAAACGGCTGCCACACAACAGCTTTACGGTTTGGACGATCCGAAAACAGAAGCGTATGGAAGGAACTGTCTATTGGCCCGGCGACTTGTTGAACGGGGAGTTCGATTTGTTCAACTGTATCATGGCGCCGGAAGTAAGTGGGACGCGCACCGCGACATTGAAGGGAACCATACTCGAATGTGCGGGCAAAGTGATAAGCCTGTTGCCGGTCTGATCAAAGATCTGAAACAGCGAGGACTCCTCGATGAGACACTCGTCGTCTGGGGAGGCGAGTTTGGCCGGACTCCGATGAGCGAAAAGGGAAATGGTCGGGACCATAATCCGACTGGCTTTACAATGTTCATGGCGGGCGGAGGTGTTGCTGGGGGACAGACAATCGGTTCGACCGACGATCTAGGATTCCACGCTGTCGAAGACCGCCTGCATGTTCACGATCTGCATGCTACGATTCTCTATCTGATGGGAATCGATCATATGAAGCTAACCTATCTACACAAAGGACGTCCGGAGCGGCCCACACAAAACGAAGGTGATGCCTACCGACTGATTACGCAGCGTCCCTTGGTCCGCAAGGAACTTTCATCGTAG
- a CDS encoding site-2 protease family protein, which produces MKWSWKLGEVAGIGIFMHSTFLILIVWIGVSYWRVEQSALAVVEGVGFILALFGCVVLHELGHAFAAKSFGIQTRDITLLPIGGVARLERMPEDPWQEFIVAIAGPFVNVLIAMVLFVGLTVSGALGTLEDLIATSGSFLMRLMFVNVVLVVFNLIPAFPMDGGRVLRAILASQMDYAQATRIAATVGQTIAIALGFLGLISNPVLVLIALFVWIGAGYEAASVTLRSAVSGITAKVVMLTHYETLTPQDSVQDAVDLTLRGSQKDFPVIDNQGTVLGVLTQSGMLKAITSTGPDTQVVDAMIRDVQPTTTGEMLESLLVRLKDEECQTVPVVEQGQLVGIVTMENVSEFLRIQQAINA; this is translated from the coding sequence ATGAAGTGGTCATGGAAACTTGGCGAAGTTGCTGGCATTGGCATCTTCATGCATTCGACGTTTCTGATTTTGATCGTCTGGATCGGCGTGAGTTATTGGCGTGTGGAACAGAGCGCCCTGGCGGTTGTAGAAGGTGTCGGTTTTATTCTCGCTCTGTTTGGCTGTGTGGTCCTTCATGAATTGGGGCATGCCTTTGCAGCCAAGTCGTTCGGAATTCAGACTCGCGACATCACTTTACTCCCGATAGGTGGGGTCGCTCGACTGGAGCGAATGCCCGAAGATCCTTGGCAGGAATTCATTGTCGCCATCGCCGGTCCGTTCGTGAACGTTTTGATTGCGATGGTTCTCTTTGTGGGCCTTACTGTGAGCGGAGCTTTGGGAACTCTGGAGGATCTGATCGCAACGAGCGGTTCGTTCCTGATGCGATTAATGTTCGTCAACGTCGTGCTCGTCGTCTTTAATCTGATCCCTGCTTTTCCAATGGATGGAGGCCGGGTATTGCGGGCGATCCTGGCTTCACAAATGGACTATGCCCAAGCAACTCGAATTGCTGCCACAGTTGGTCAGACCATTGCCATCGCTCTCGGATTTCTCGGTCTGATTTCGAATCCTGTACTCGTTTTGATTGCTTTGTTTGTCTGGATTGGAGCAGGCTATGAAGCTGCGTCTGTGACACTCCGCTCCGCCGTCAGTGGCATCACGGCTAAAGTTGTCATGCTGACTCACTACGAGACTTTGACTCCACAGGATTCGGTACAGGATGCTGTCGACCTGACGTTACGCGGATCTCAAAAAGACTTTCCTGTCATCGACAATCAAGGAACTGTTCTCGGTGTTCTGACACAATCTGGAATGTTGAAAGCGATCACCTCAACCGGTCCCGACACGCAAGTTGTTGACGCAATGATCAGAGATGTTCAACCGACCACGACTGGGGAAATGTTGGAGTCGCTGTTAGTTCGACTCAAGGATGAGGAATGCCAGACTGTCCCCGTCGTTGAACAGGGACAGCTCGTAGGGATCGTCACAATGGAGAACGTCAGCGAATTTCTACGAATCCAACAGGCCATCAACGCTTGA
- a CDS encoding LamG-like jellyroll fold domain-containing protein, producing MKHPVVISKVVLLALFTGLIPLTSLGGIAEADEIVGPIVGTVEPTTARILYRPGKIETKLQLTVLKDGQPIKKVTTTATEANDFVAKFEVTGLKPATNYSYQIDEIRGSQKESVASEKDHTFTTVDPARKGNRVSASFVSCVDIEPNGIWNEMEKLGVDTVFLMGDTPYIDTSDLAIVREKQRQFLQVSDLEKLAAHTPVVGTWDDHDFGLNNGNGLNMMNGKGKTRQGFVEYRAHSQYGNGTEGVYHKVDLGMMEVFLLDPRYFSQSEPSPVDPKQPTCFGAEQWDWLLKSLKESKAPFKVLSMGAIWQDKKNRETDDMFTYWYERDALLDFIKTEKIGGVVLLGGDIHVARHLIRPQRVGYDLHDFIISPGHTRTITSLDVYHPSLEWSLVEGWQFLTLTADGTTENAKLIAEFRQPDGVVNRKIEIDLNEMTVDSDEDAAPELRAHWNFDNGFKNESPLGSRIDATPVNGPTINQQDGALGGSVHFSRSKQQYLTVPRSFLDDNSAEHTVSMWFKPETLPEHDSSSRSFLLESTAEGEPSQTGAWNLSLGMRATDQPDKINLQLYTFTVKPASKPEAAPTTGAQGPFNTLLDREQLLGKWNHVAFTFDQKKLRLYVNGKQVSEHAVPIPGPACETGGLIIGGHRAGTGRNFDGWIDEVKIFQGRLSADQISELRNESKD from the coding sequence GTGAAACATCCAGTTGTGATTTCGAAAGTTGTGTTGCTTGCCCTCTTCACTGGTCTCATCCCGTTGACTTCTCTGGGAGGCATCGCTGAGGCAGACGAAATCGTTGGTCCGATTGTTGGAACAGTCGAGCCGACGACCGCGCGGATTCTGTATCGACCAGGAAAGATCGAGACAAAGTTGCAATTGACCGTCCTGAAAGATGGTCAACCAATCAAGAAAGTGACAACGACCGCTACCGAAGCGAATGACTTTGTCGCAAAGTTTGAAGTCACCGGTCTGAAACCAGCAACAAACTACAGCTATCAAATTGATGAGATCCGCGGGAGCCAGAAAGAATCTGTCGCTTCAGAAAAGGATCACACTTTCACCACAGTCGACCCTGCCCGGAAAGGGAATCGCGTCTCTGCAAGCTTCGTTTCCTGTGTTGATATCGAACCGAATGGCATCTGGAACGAGATGGAGAAATTAGGTGTCGACACGGTCTTCCTGATGGGAGACACCCCGTATATCGACACTTCGGATCTGGCGATCGTGCGCGAGAAACAACGCCAGTTCCTACAGGTTTCCGATCTTGAAAAATTGGCTGCTCACACACCTGTTGTCGGTACCTGGGATGATCATGACTTTGGTCTCAATAACGGCAACGGCTTAAACATGATGAACGGTAAGGGGAAGACCCGTCAGGGCTTTGTGGAATACCGCGCTCATTCTCAATATGGAAACGGAACTGAAGGTGTGTATCACAAAGTCGATCTGGGAATGATGGAAGTCTTCTTGCTCGACCCCAGATATTTCTCACAATCCGAACCGTCTCCGGTTGATCCAAAACAGCCGACTTGCTTCGGAGCGGAGCAGTGGGACTGGTTGTTGAAGAGTCTGAAAGAGTCCAAGGCTCCATTCAAAGTGCTGTCGATGGGAGCGATCTGGCAGGACAAGAAGAATCGCGAAACCGACGACATGTTCACATACTGGTACGAACGTGATGCTCTGTTGGATTTCATCAAGACTGAGAAGATCGGTGGAGTCGTACTCCTCGGTGGAGATATCCATGTTGCCCGTCATCTGATTCGTCCCCAGCGAGTCGGTTATGATCTGCACGACTTTATCATTTCTCCAGGACACACCCGGACGATCACATCACTGGACGTCTATCATCCTTCGCTTGAGTGGTCGCTGGTCGAGGGCTGGCAATTTCTGACACTGACTGCGGACGGAACCACAGAGAATGCAAAGCTGATTGCTGAGTTTCGCCAACCTGATGGAGTTGTAAATCGCAAGATCGAAATTGACCTGAATGAAATGACAGTCGACAGCGACGAGGACGCCGCTCCCGAATTGCGTGCTCACTGGAACTTCGATAACGGTTTCAAGAATGAGTCTCCATTGGGGAGTCGCATCGATGCGACTCCAGTCAACGGACCAACGATCAACCAACAGGATGGAGCTCTCGGAGGATCTGTTCACTTTTCAAGAAGCAAGCAACAATACTTGACCGTCCCAAGAAGTTTTCTGGATGACAACTCCGCTGAACACACTGTTTCCATGTGGTTCAAACCGGAAACTCTCCCAGAGCATGATTCCAGTTCAAGATCATTCTTACTGGAAAGCACCGCAGAGGGGGAGCCGAGCCAAACTGGAGCCTGGAACCTGTCGCTTGGAATGCGAGCGACCGATCAGCCCGACAAGATCAACCTGCAACTTTACACATTCACAGTGAAACCCGCTTCGAAACCAGAGGCTGCACCAACCACAGGTGCTCAAGGGCCATTTAACACGCTGCTTGACCGGGAACAGCTACTCGGAAAATGGAACCACGTTGCGTTCACGTTTGATCAAAAGAAGCTCAGGTTGTACGTCAACGGAAAACAGGTGAGTGAACATGCGGTTCCCATTCCTGGTCCTGCATGTGAAACAGGTGGACTCATCATCGGAGGGCATCGCGCCGGAACCGGCCGCAACTTCGACGGCTGGATCGATGAGGTCAAAATCTTCCAGGGACGCCTCAGCGCGGATCAAATCTCTGAACTCCGAAACGAAAGCAAAGACTAA
- a CDS encoding sigma-70 family RNA polymerase sigma factor, with translation MVFTGPGRGYADGMNSETSQHVTQILSALNSGEQQGTDTLLRIVYNELRRLATARLNQEASGQTLQPTALVHEAYLRLVKGDEQQSWDSRGHFFAAAAEAMRRILIENARRKAAVKHGGGLQRLELDDADAVVSATDQKLLEVDEAITELEKVEPLKAKLVKLRYFAGLEESEAAAALGISRATASRWWTFSKAWLYAHMNDES, from the coding sequence GTGGTTTTCACTGGACCCGGTCGCGGATATGCTGATGGGATGAACTCAGAGACTTCTCAGCATGTGACTCAAATTCTATCGGCTCTCAATTCAGGGGAGCAGCAGGGAACCGATACGTTACTCCGGATTGTTTACAATGAACTTCGTCGGCTTGCGACCGCTCGGCTGAACCAGGAAGCATCCGGGCAAACTCTTCAACCAACTGCACTGGTACATGAAGCGTATTTACGTCTGGTGAAAGGAGATGAGCAACAATCGTGGGATTCTCGTGGCCACTTCTTTGCAGCGGCTGCCGAAGCGATGCGACGAATTCTCATTGAAAATGCGCGTCGAAAAGCAGCCGTGAAACATGGAGGAGGCCTGCAACGGCTCGAACTGGACGATGCCGACGCAGTTGTCTCGGCGACGGATCAAAAACTGTTGGAAGTCGATGAGGCGATTACCGAGCTAGAGAAGGTGGAACCATTGAAAGCGAAGCTGGTCAAGTTGCGATACTTTGCCGGGCTGGAGGAATCCGAGGCCGCGGCAGCTCTGGGGATTTCCCGAGCGACAGCTTCGCGGTGGTGGACTTTTTCTAAAGCCTGGCTTTATGCACATATGAACGACGAGTCGTAA